The Limosilactobacillus panis DNA segment GCTATAAGGCTGAGAGTAACTGGATAAGGTTGCTAGACAAACTAAAGTCCAATACTACTCGAAGTTGCTTTCAGTAAAGCTAACGGTGACATGGTACGAAAGTTAATATTCTTACCCGGGGAGATCTGACCTACACGTTTCCGACAAGAGGAATGAATGAAATTCCACAGAAGCAAGCATAGCAGTGATGTTGTGTTGAGTAAGCCAGAAGTCAGCCGAGGTCATAGTAGTCTAATTAATTAGATGAAGGACCGAACGACAATAACTTATAACTTATATCGGAGGTGTAATCAGGTGCGACAATCGCAGAAAACAGAACCACAAGCTGACCGCTTGTCGAGGATAGGTTTGGAAAACCAAAAGTACACAAGGGCGCGTAGTACCGATTATGGTGAAGGTAAAGGTATGAGTGTCACTATCCAAGACCAAGTCTTGGACCGCAATAACCTGAACCAGGCTTATTTGCGAGTTAAGAGAAATAAAGGAGCAGCGGGCATTGATGATATGACTGTCGATGGCCTCCTGCAATATCTTAGAGAAAATAAAACGGAGTTAATCACCAACCTACGTGAAGGCAATTATAAGCCAGTACCGGTTAAACGAGTGGAAATTCCCAAGCCCAACGGTGGAGTGAGAAAACTAGGGATACCAACGGTAGTGGACCGCATGGTCCAACAAGCAGTTGCCCAAGTGCTCACGCCAATCTTTGAGCGTATTTTCTCGGATAATAGTTTTGGCTTTCGCCCTCATCGTGGAGCCCAAGACGCAATCGCAAAGGTAGTTAAACTATATAATCAGGGATATCGAAGAGTAGTCGACTTAGACCTGAAGGCCTATTTCGATAACGTCAACCATGATTTGATGATTAAGTACCTCCAACAATATATTAATGACCCGTGGACGCTAAGACTTATCCGCAAGTTTTTGACTAGCGGGGTCTTAGATCATGGGCTTTTCGCTAGGAGTGACAAAGGAACGCCGCAAGGTGGACCATTATCACCATTACTGGCGAATATTTACCTAAATGAGTTGGATAAAGAGTTGACCAGACGTGGCCATCACTTTGTACGCTATGCGGATGATTGTAATATTTATGTTAAAAGTCAACGGGCGGGAGAACGAGTAATGCGCAGTATTACCCATTTTCTCGAAAAGCAATTGAAGGTTAAAGTTAATCCAGATAAAACTAAAGTTGGTAGTCCCCTAAGATTGAAGTTTCTTGGCTTTTCACTAGGTGTAGACCGTAACGGTGCCTATGCCCGACCGGCCAAGCAATCACAAAAGCGAGTTAAGCAAGCACTAAAGCTGTTAACAAAGCGCAATCGGGGAGTATCCATTGAGCAAATGTTTGAGGAAATTCATCGCAAAATGCGGGGTTGGCTTCAATATTACTCAATTGGGAAACTGACTGGCTTTATTCAACGACTTGACCAGTGGTTAAGGGCGCGAATAAGGCAATATATCTGGAAGCAATGGAAAAAGTTTAAAACTAAGGTAACTAACTTACAGAAGTTGGGGCTGTTCCAGCATGATGCATATGTCTTCGCTAGTACCCGAAAGGGCTACTGGCGAACCGCACACAGTAAGACTTTGAGTTATTCTCTAACAAATAGAAAACTGGAGCACCTTGGACTAATAAATATGTCCAAGACGCTCCAGTCAATTCAAAGTGATTAAGTTGTCGAACCGCCGTATACGGAACCGTACGTACGGTGGTGTGAGAGGTCGGTAATTGAACTAATCAATTACCTCCTACTCGATTTTTCTAGAGGTTTATTTCACATTGAAGATAAAATTATATGCATAACTCATTTTTTAATGCTAGCCGATAGTACTTTTGGGCTTGTTGAGGGGAAAGCTTGCGGATATTGATAAGAAAGCTTTCAACTTGTTCTTTAGTCTGGCCACTATCAATCAGGTCGCGGACAAGTGCCAGCCGTTCTTCATCTACTCCCTCATCACGGCCTTCTTTACGCCCTTTTTGGAGTCCCTCTTGAAGTTCCTCTTGGAGCCCCTTTTGATGACCTTCTTGACGTCCTTCAAGGACAGCACGGCGGCGGTCGTTTTCAATATCCATTTCGTATAAGGTGCGTTGCATATATTCCTTCCTCCATTTCCGGTCTTGTTTTACGTGGGCAATTCTTTGCCTTAATTGTACGATAAAGGCATCTGCCTCATCAACTTTGCGGTCAGCAAGGAGGTCCAGAAAGTTTTGAAGCTTCGGACTAACCGTCTGGTGGAGATTTGTAATGTCAAAGAAGAGGGTCGTCTCGCCATCACTATATGGGTAGTCTGGGTACTTAATGACCTGTCGCTTGATCTCGTAGCGTTGTTCTCCCAGACCAAAGGGATCAAAGCAGCATAAGAATATAACGTAGGCGTTGTCAGCCTGGCCGTAGTTTTGCCCCCGGTCGAAAGCATCATTTGCCAAACTGGACTGGTAAAAGCGCGTTCGTTGTGGCAGATTTTGGTGGTTGACGACCTGCATTTCGACGTCATAGTGGTTGCCGTCCTCATCCTCGGCATAAATATCGAAGCGGCCCCCTTCGCATCGTACGTGCTCGTTAGTTCCTGCTGACTATTGAGAATCGTTACTTTGCCCAGCGGTAACTCTGGCAATACCCGGTGAATCATTTCTTTGGTAATCATCGGGTCCAAGAAAACCTTGCTAAAGATAAAGTCGTCATTTAAGCTGGCCTGTTCCCAACGCTTTTCTAAGTTGGTTTGTGCCATAAAAAGCCCTCTTTATATTATTCTTGGATTTTTCCTACCTATTAAGGACGGCAAAAATACTTTTGTTTCACTATCTTTTAGGTGATGTCCTATTGAATGCTTGTTGGGACAGCGTTAAACTAATTAAAATGAAATAATAGGCTTTTTAAATATTTTCTATGGGAGGATCAATCATGAAAATTAACAAGAAACGCCTGGCAGCAGCCTTTATGACGGCCGTATTAGCCGGCCCCGTAATGGCTACTTCGGTTGCAATGGCGGACAATAACGCAAGTGGTTCACCAGAGGAACAGGCGGATATTACCAACTGGATTGCTAACACGCCACAACAAATTTCTAACAACATGGCAATGCAACACATTAGTATGGATAACCTCAATGGAACCCGTTACATCATCCAATGGGGAGACACCCTGTCTGGTATCTCCGCAGCAACAGGAATCTCTGTAGCTAAGCTGTGCTATGACAATAACATTCAAAACGCTAACCTGATTTACGCCGGGGACGTCTTGATCTTGAACCGCGATGGCGATGTTCCTGCTGGCTACACCCCAGACGTTAATCCATATGCTGTGGCGCAGACAAAGGTTACCATTAATAATGGACCAACTAACGTCCACATTACCGTGCGGCCACAAACGATTACCAAGAACGATGATCACTCTACCAATATTTACTCTGCCAATAACGATAACAACAACGGCAGCAACAATAATAACAACAATGACAGCACCACTGAGAGTGAATCATCTACCAGTACAACAAAGCACAAGAAGAGCGCAAAGCACAATAAGGTTAAGCTGACTGCTGACAGTATTGAATCGGCCTTAGATGGTGCTAATAGCGATGATAACCTGTCATTTGATACTGATAGTGATGCCGATGATAGTCACAGCATTAGTAGTAGCGTTGCTGCTGAGGTTAAGAAGGACCTTGAAAATGGTGATGCTGACGCGGCGGTAGAAGCAATTAAGGATGCCCTGCCGGATTCCGATAAGGATGTAACCGTCCACATTTCCTTGAACGGTAAGACACTGTCACTGAGCTACAGCCAAAGTGATGATGACGATGACAGCAGTAGTAGCGACAGCAACAAGAATAACAAGGACAACGACAGCGACGATGACGATAACGACAGTGAAGACAGTCAAAGTGATAGCGATAGCGACAACAATAACCAAGCTACAAACGATGACCAAAGCACTGACTCCACTGATGAGGATGACTAATAGGGGTTAGGTATCGATGCAAAAAAAGAACAAAATTATTATTGCGGTTATTGTAGTTCTCGTAATTATCTTTGGGGGCGGCTCCTTCTACGCTAGCCATTCTGTTGCGCGCCACGTTCCGGGGCATGTTTACCAATATACGTCTGTTTCAGGAAACCAGAGCGCCTACATGACCTTTGCAAAAAGCGGTGATGAAGTGGTCGTTACCTCAAGTAAATCTAAGGCACTAAAAGCCAACGATAGCCAGAGTGACTTTGAGGACGTTTACCATAGCGAATCCAAGCAGGGGACCTGGAATTACAGCGCAAAGGGCAGTAAGCTGACCCTTTCCAAGAGCCAGGATGGCAAGGTATCGCTGTGGCAATATAATCATGTCTTAGCACTCGGCAAGAAACTACATTCCAGCAGCTTTACTTACCAGATTGCCAATGCTGGTCAGGGGGTTGACCACAAGTCCACTTCCTTTAAGCAAATTGAATAGCCGTGAAAAAATTAACCGTCTACCCTTTAAATACGGGGGTAGGCGGTTTTCCTATTTTGTAATCCGTGATAATTCTTTTAAAACAAGTGGGAATCGAGTATAACCATTAGCGCCCAAGAAGTGGCCACCGGTTGCCTGGACAATCAGTTTGGCACCGAGTCGGTGGGCAACTTCAACACTGCCCTTATAGGGGGCAATCGGGTCATCCTTTGCCGTAATGACCGTTGCCTGTCCAACCTTTGGAGCAACCTTCTGGTAGTCGAGCTTGGGCTGAACGAAGCTGTTCAGCTGGGGATACATTGGGAGCGGCTCATCAAATGCCCCCACCAAAAGAAGGCGGGCATCATGTAGGTCGTGCCGTTCCACAAAGCGGAGGGCACTGATGCAGCCCAAGCTGTGGGCGATAAGGATTACGCCATCTTGAGCGGGCACCTGCTGGTCAATCGCATCCGCCCACTCCTGGGGGTCCGGGGTAAACGGGTTTGGCAACATGATGCGGTCAATGGCGATAGTCGGCTTGGCAACCTGTTCTAGCCAGGGAAACCAGTCGTCATTCCGTGTCGATGTTCCGTGAATTAGGTAGGCTTTCTTCATTACAAACGCACCTCTTTGAAATTGATTTTCCTTCCATTATAAGCAAAATGGCTCTCTAACCGCTAGCAGAAGGCAGTTAGAAAGCCATTTTTATACATTTAGTGCATCCGCTTCTGGTCCATTCGTTTAACCAAGTAGAGGATCGGCAGACCGACGATGACAATCCCAATGAACAGGACCACGCCGGCAAAGTCATTAACGATTTCACTAGCGAGGACGAACACCCCACCGGCGATAGCAATAATTGGAATCCACGGGTACAGCGGCGTACTGAACGGCCGGGGCTCCTTGTTCCGGTGTCGTAGAATGAAGATGCCGAAGAAGGCTAGGAGGTAGAAGCAGTAAACGGTGAAGACGCAGAGGTCCGACAGGTGGTCAGGATCAAAGAAAATCATCATGACGGTAGCCAAAACAATAATAAACATGGTAGCAACAACTGGCGACTTTCCCTTAGGCGTAACGTAAGCCAGGTAACGCGAGAATGGTAGGTCGCCTCGTTTAGCCATTGCGTAGACGATCCGGGGGAAGGTGATCATTTTACCGTTCAAAGTCCCCATCATCGAGATGATAATCCCGGCCGACAGTAATTTACCACCGATGTTCCCAAAGGCTTTTACAGCCAGGTAGGCTGTGGCGTTTTCACCCAAGCGGTGAATCTGGTTAACGGGGAGGAACTTGATGATTCCGATAGTGATCAGGGTGTAAATGATCAGCACCGCAGTAATCCCGACGATGATGGTCTTTGGTAACAGCTTCTGAGGGTTCTTCATTTCGCCACCGAGGTTGGCAATTAAAATCCAGCCATCGTAACCGAACAGGGTCGCCAGGACCGCAACCCCAAAGCCACCGGTTGCCTGGTGGACCTCAGTGACGGTTTGGCCAAAGGCATCCTGGTGCCCCCAGAAGAGCCCGAAAATGATGATGGCCGCGATTGGAATCATTTTTCCGGCCGTGGTAATGATTGCAAAGATTGCCCCTACCTTGTTTTCAAAGAGGTTCATGATCCCAATTGCCAAAACGGTAATGAAGGCAAGCGGCACCCGCCACTGGGCTCCTAGGCCAAAGAAGTTAGCCATCAGGATACTCATGAAGCCCGCGACCGAGGCGATAATGGCGGGCCCGTAAACAATGACCTGCATCCATCCGGCTAAAAAGCCAAGGATTCTTCCGTAAATATTTTCAATGTAGACGTACAAGCCCCCGGTGTAGGGCATCTGGGACCCAATTTCCGCTACAGTCAGGCCACCAGTCAGGGTGATAATCCCCCCAAAAACCCAGGCGGCAATGGCCATGGTCGATGTTCCGGCGCTATCAAGAACTGAACCCTGCTTGAAAAAGATCCCGGAACCGATAATGGTCCCCACAACGATCGAGATTGCCGACCAGAAACCAAGCGACCGCTTTAAATCATCGTTTGTCTGCTGATTCTTCATTCCAATTCCTCCATTTCCGTATTGACCAAAACAAAAACCCGGCCACGCTTAGTCAGATGGTGCTTGCCAAATGACTAAGTATGCCCGGGCCCATTGTTAAACCTGTTTGATGACACACTAAAATCACTCAGCCCCGAGTAGAACTAGAGACTGAGGAGGAAGATTGTTGATTTACTTGCTGAATATATGTCAAAGTCATAATTGCTAAATCCTCCTGTGTATCTTTAATGTAAATTAGAATACCATTAGAATGATAAAAATGCAACATAATTTGCGACTAGTTTTATCATAATTTGCCAAATTTTTCGCTAAGTTCTTGAACAGGGCACGCGTCTGTTAAACGTGTTATAATGAAAACGTCAATTAGGCGCCTTTTCGTTTACCCTGAATAAGGAGGAATTTTTTATTCATAGTAGCAAAATTGTCAGACGGTTAAAGAGAATTGCTTTAATAGTAACGTTGGGTGGCCTTTTGTTCGGGGTCGACACCGGGGTAATCAATGGTGCCATCCCCTACATGGCCTCGCCACAGCAGCTGAACCTAACCCCTGCAGAGGAGGGACTGGTAACTTCTGGCATCACGCTAGGAGCGGCCATCGGGGCCCTGGTTATTGGTAAGCTAGCGGACCGCTATGGTCGTAAGAAAATGCTGGTTTGTCTAGCCCTGATATTTTTCATGGGGACGCTGATGTGCTCCGTGGCGCCCAACGCTATTTTTATGATTGTCTTCCGTTTTCTGCTGGGTCTAGCAGTTGGTGGTGCCTCTGTGATTGTTCCCACCTACCTAGCCGAGCTATCAACGGCGACGTTGCGGGGACGGCTAGTAACTCAAAATGAGCTGATGATCACGGGCGGCCAGCTGCTGGCCTTCACGGTCAACGCGGTTTTGGGGAATTGTTTCCCTCACGTTGGCAGCATCTGGCGGTACATGATTGCCTTCGGAATGATCCCGTCCATCTTACTCTTTATCGGAATGTGGCGGGTGCCAGAATCGCCCCGCTGGTCAATCATGGTGGGGCACCAAGATAAGGCCCTGCAGACTTTGGAAACAATTCGACCGAGTCGTCAGCGGAGTTTACACGAGATTCAGAGTGTGGAAAATACGCTGAAGCGTAACCGGATGGCCCGGCACGCCACCCTCCACGACTTGAGTCACCCCTGGGTTCGCAACCTGGTCCTAATTGGTGTTGGCCTAGGAATTGTCCAGCAGTTTGTCGGTATCAACATTATGATGTATTACGGGACAAGTATCCTGATGAAGGTAGGCTTTGGTCACCAGGCTGCTCTGATTGCTAACATCGGTAACGGTCTAACTTCTTTTATCGCTACGGCGGTGGGGATGCAGATGATGTACACGGTTGACCGGCGGAAGATGCTTCTTACTGGAATCACCGGTACGGCCGGTTCGATGACCCTCATCACCATGGCAATCCTTTTGATGAGTAATTCACCGTTGTTGCCATACATTGTGATTTGCTCAACGATGGCCTTTTTGGCCTTCTTTCAGTCCTGTGTTTCCCCAACGACCTGGGTACT contains these protein-coding regions:
- a CDS encoding APC family permease; amino-acid sequence: MKNQQTNDDLKRSLGFWSAISIVVGTIIGSGIFFKQGSVLDSAGTSTMAIAAWVFGGIITLTGGLTVAEIGSQMPYTGGLYVYIENIYGRILGFLAGWMQVIVYGPAIIASVAGFMSILMANFFGLGAQWRVPLAFITVLAIGIMNLFENKVGAIFAIITTAGKMIPIAAIIIFGLFWGHQDAFGQTVTEVHQATGGFGVAVLATLFGYDGWILIANLGGEMKNPQKLLPKTIIVGITAVLIIYTLITIGIIKFLPVNQIHRLGENATAYLAVKAFGNIGGKLLSAGIIISMMGTLNGKMITFPRIVYAMAKRGDLPFSRYLAYVTPKGKSPVVATMFIIVLATVMMIFFDPDHLSDLCVFTVYCFYLLAFFGIFILRHRNKEPRPFSTPLYPWIPIIAIAGGVFVLASEIVNDFAGVVLFIGIVIVGLPILYLVKRMDQKRMH
- a CDS encoding LysM domain-containing protein; its protein translation is MKINKKRLAAAFMTAVLAGPVMATSVAMADNNASGSPEEQADITNWIANTPQQISNNMAMQHISMDNLNGTRYIIQWGDTLSGISAATGISVAKLCYDNNIQNANLIYAGDVLILNRDGDVPAGYTPDVNPYAVAQTKVTINNGPTNVHITVRPQTITKNDDHSTNIYSANNDNNNGSNNNNNNDSTTESESSTSTTKHKKSAKHNKVKLTADSIESALDGANSDDNLSFDTDSDADDSHSISSSVAAEVKKDLENGDADAAVEAIKDALPDSDKDVTVHISLNGKTLSLSYSQSDDDDDSSSSDSNKNNKDNDSDDDDNDSEDSQSDSDSDNNNQATNDDQSTDSTDEDD
- a CDS encoding alpha/beta hydrolase, whose protein sequence is MKKAYLIHGTSTRNDDWFPWLEQVAKPTIAIDRIMLPNPFTPDPQEWADAIDQQVPAQDGVILIAHSLGCISALRFVERHDLHDARLLLVGAFDEPLPMYPQLNSFVQPKLDYQKVAPKVGQATVITAKDDPIAPYKGSVEVAHRLGAKLIVQATGGHFLGANGYTRFPLVLKELSRITK
- a CDS encoding sugar porter family MFS transporter encodes the protein MHSSKIVRRLKRIALIVTLGGLLFGVDTGVINGAIPYMASPQQLNLTPAEEGLVTSGITLGAAIGALVIGKLADRYGRKKMLVCLALIFFMGTLMCSVAPNAIFMIVFRFLLGLAVGGASVIVPTYLAELSTATLRGRLVTQNELMITGGQLLAFTVNAVLGNCFPHVGSIWRYMIAFGMIPSILLFIGMWRVPESPRWSIMVGHQDKALQTLETIRPSRQRSLHEIQSVENTLKRNRMARHATLHDLSHPWVRNLVLIGVGLGIVQQFVGINIMMYYGTSILMKVGFGHQAALIANIGNGLTSFIATAVGMQMMYTVDRRKMLLTGITGTAGSMTLITMAILLMSNSPLLPYIVICSTMAFLAFFQSCVSPTTWVLLSEIFPQSLRGLGMGISTFALWLANFFVGFTFPVMMAHWGGSGTFVFFIACNILSLIFTAIFAPETQGKTLEQIQAELRNKAMAKHHH
- a CDS encoding Rpn family recombination-promoting nuclease/putative transposase; the protein is MQVVNHQNLPQRTRFYQSSLANDAFDRGQNYGQADNAYVIFLCCFDPFGLGEQRYEIKRQVIKYPDYPYSDGETTLFFDITNLHQTVSPKLQNFLDLLADRKVDEADAFIVQLRQRIAHVKQDRKWRKEYMQRTLYEMDIENDRRRAVLEGRQEGHQKGLQEELQEGLQKGRKEGRDEGVDEERLALVRDLIDSGQTKEQVESFLINIRKLSPQQAQKYYRLALKNELCI
- the ltrA gene encoding group II intron reverse transcriptase/maturase; this translates as MRQSQKTEPQADRLSRIGLENQKYTRARSTDYGEGKGMSVTIQDQVLDRNNLNQAYLRVKRNKGAAGIDDMTVDGLLQYLRENKTELITNLREGNYKPVPVKRVEIPKPNGGVRKLGIPTVVDRMVQQAVAQVLTPIFERIFSDNSFGFRPHRGAQDAIAKVVKLYNQGYRRVVDLDLKAYFDNVNHDLMIKYLQQYINDPWTLRLIRKFLTSGVLDHGLFARSDKGTPQGGPLSPLLANIYLNELDKELTRRGHHFVRYADDCNIYVKSQRAGERVMRSITHFLEKQLKVKVNPDKTKVGSPLRLKFLGFSLGVDRNGAYARPAKQSQKRVKQALKLLTKRNRGVSIEQMFEEIHRKMRGWLQYYSIGKLTGFIQRLDQWLRARIRQYIWKQWKKFKTKVTNLQKLGLFQHDAYVFASTRKGYWRTAHSKTLSYSLTNRKLEHLGLINMSKTLQSIQSD